GGCCGGCAGCGGGAGGCCGCGACCGCGTACCGGGCGGCATTGGACCTGGTGGACAACGAGGCCGAACGGGAGTTCCTCACCGCCCGCCTCGCGGAGGTCACCGCCGGGTGACCCAAGGGGCCGGTCACTCCTGCTTGCCGGCCTCCGACACCTTCTTGGCCCCTCCCCCGAACAGCAGCAGAAGGACGATCCCGCCCAGGATCCACGGCCCGAGTCGGTTTTCTCGTCGGGGCGCTTCTGCGCCCACGTCCGCACCTGCACCTGCACGCTTGTGCGGTCGCTGTCGTGGTCGCGGCGGGACGACCACCACGATCAGCCCCACCACCGTAAAGAGTACGGATACGCTAATACCGATCAAAGATAGGCAGGAGCGGGCGGGCCGGTGACGACGAGTGGCACGAGCGGACTGCTTCGCAAGCTCGAGGACATCGCGCGAGCGTCCTTCCTGGAGCTGTTCTTCGATGTGGTGTTCGTCTTCGCGCTCCGCGCGCTCGCCCAGCAGCTGTTCAACAACCTGACCTGGTCCGGCGCGTTCCAGGCACTGGTGCTGCTGCAGGCCATCGGATGGGTGTGGTCCCTCACCGCGCGGGTGACCGGAGCGTTGAACCCGCGGCGGCCGCCGGTCCAAGTGCTGGTCCTCGCCACCATGGTGGGTGCCCTGGTGCTGTCCGCGGCGGTCCCCGAAGCGTTCGGCAAGACCGGCCTGATCTTCGCGGTCACCTACCTTGCCATACAGATCGGCCGCAGCCTGTTCCTCGTGGTCCTGTTGCGGGGCCAGGAGCTGCAACATGTTGCCGCACGGGGGGCGATTTGGCACGCCGCCACCGCGGTGCCCTGGCTGGCCGGGGCGGTCGCCTCAGGCACAGCACGTACGGCGCTGTGGACGCTCGCGGTTGTCCTCATCTACGTCGAACGACGGTTCAGCTACCCCCTGCCAGGACTCGGGCGCCTGGCCGGTGCGCAGTTGCCGGCCGGCGGCGAGTACCTGGCCGACCGGTACCGGGCACTGTTCGTCATCGGCCTCGGCGAAGTCGTTCTGGCCATCGGATCGAGCCTCACCAGTCGCGGCTTTTCCACCGAGCAGACCGTGGCGTTCGTGGTGGCATTCGTCGTCACGGCATTGATCTGGCGGGTCTACATCTTCCGTGCCGGAGAAGACATGGGGCCGGCCATCCAGGCCTCCGCCAACCCTGACCGGCTCGGCACCCTGGTGTCCGACGCACACCTGGTCATGATCGCCGGCCTCGTCGTCACCTCGGTCGGCGCCCAACTGGTCATCGACGACCCGTTCGGCCATCCACGAGCGGCCGCGACCGTCACCATCCTCGGCGGTACCGCGCTGTTCCTCGCCGGTCGGACCCTCCTGCAATACCTGGTATTCGGCAGCGTCTCCAGAAGCCGCGTCCTCGGGCTGATCGCGCTCGCCTGCCTCGTGCCGCCGATGCTGCTCCTGCCACCGCTCGTCAACGCCCTCGCTAGCGCCACAGTCCTCACCGGCATCGTCATCGCCGACAACATTCGCGTACGACGACACCCCGCACCGATCTCCCCACCAGGTCCCCACCGCCCCAGCAAGACGTGACAAGACCGCCGCGACACCCTCCGTCAACGTCACGATCGGCCGGGTGTCGCCCATCATCTGGAAACCAATCTGTAACTCACCAAGCGGAGTACGACACTCGCCGTACCGGCGTGTCGGGACAACAACTTCATGATCGACGAGGCGGGCGCGGGGCGGGCGGGAACGCGGCCCGGTAAGCGCGGGGTGGGACGCCCACGACCTGACGGAAGGACTCGCGGAAGGCCGTCGGGGAGGTGAAGCCGACGAGCGAGCCGACCCGTTCGACCGGCTGGTCGGTCTGTTCCAACAGCTGTTGCGCGCGGCGGATCCGCTGCCGGTTGAGCCACCGCACCGGGGTCGCACCGGTCTGGTCGCGGAAGTGCCGGCTGAGGGAACGCGTACTCATTGAGGCGTGGGCGGCGATGTCGGCCAGGGTGAGCGGGCGGTGCAGGTTGTGGGTCAGCCAGACCAGCAGCGGTTGCAGGCTGTGCCCGGCCGGCGCCGGCGGCTCGTACGCGATGAACTGCGCCTGACCACCCGCGCGCTCCAGTGGCATCACGCAGCTCCGCGCGGTGTCCGCGGCGACCGCGGCGCCGTGGTCGTTGCGTACGACGTGCAGACACAGGTCGAGTCCGGCCGCCGCGCCGGCCGACGTCAGTACCGGTCCGTCCTCGACGAACAGCACGTCGGGGTCGACGGTGACGGCGGGATGGCGGCGGGCCAGCTCGGCCGCCGCCGCCCAGTGGGTGGTGGCCCGCCGGCCGTCGAGCCGCCCCGCGGCGGCCAGCACGAAGGCGCCGGTGCAGATCGACACCAGCCGGGCCGGGGTGGCGGCGAGCGCGTCGAGGATCGCGCCGGGCACCGCCGAGTCGAGGTCGGCAACTCCCGGTACGACGACCGTGTCGGCCTCCGCCAGCGCGGACAGGTCGTGGGGTGCCCTGATGCTGACCGCTCCGGCCCGCACCTCGTCCGTGACGGCGCAGACGCGTACGTCGTAGGCCGGGCGACCGTCGGCCAGGCGCGCGCGGCCGAACACCTCGACCGGCACGGACAGGTCGAACGGGACCACGCCGTCGTAGGCAAGAACCCTCACCTGATGCACGGGTCCCATCCTGGCGGGAATCCGTCGACGGTTGGCGCGCCGGCCCCTGCCGGGCGCGGCGGCCCGTCCCTAGATTCGGCCACCATGACAATCCTCGTTCCACTGCTCATCGGCCTCCTGTACGTGTGCCTCAACGCGTCGATCCCCGAACGGCACCGCCGCACCTTCAACGCGGTCATGGTCGGCGGGGCCGGGGCGGCGTACCTCAGCGGCGGTGGTCTCGGGGGCTGGGAACTTCCGTTCGTCGTGCTCATGACCTACGTGGCCTGGCGTGGGCTGGAGTCGTGGACATGGATCGGGATCGGCTGGCTGCTGCACACCGCCTGGGACGTCGTCCACCACCTGCGCGGCGCGCCGATCATCCCGTTCCTGCCGGGCTCCTCGCACGGCTGCGCCATTTGCGACCCGGTCATCGCGCTGTGGTGCCTCACCGGCGGCTGGTCGGTGGCGGACCTGCTGCGGCGGGTGCGTCCGCCGGCGTCGAGCGTCGAAGGCGCTACCCGAACCAGGTGATGGCCTGCCCGTGTCCTCGGGTCCAGGCGAGCGGCGTCCCGTCCAGCGCGAGCACGTTGTAGTGCGCGTCGCTCGGCGGCGTCGGCAGCGCCTCGTAGGTCAGCACGTCCGGGGCCTCGTTCGCGATCCAGTGCCCGGGCCGGCCGCGGACCACGTCGGCGAACGCGTCCCGCCCGGGCGCCGGCACCTGGTAGAGCACCGAGGTGTGGAACACCACCAGCGTCGCGGCGGAGGGCGCCTGCGCGGCCAACGCCGGTAGGTCGTCCACCAGGTCACCGCGGACGAGCAGCGGCGGATCGGCGGCCGCGACGGCCGCCGCTTCCCGCAACCGGGCCCGGCGGTGCTCGTGCTCCGGCCAGATGAGGGCGTCCAGCCACGCCACGTCCGCGCTGTCGGTCACGTCGAGCGGGTTGAGGTCCAGGCCGGCCCGCCACACCACCTCGGGCAGCCGGGTCGGCGGCGCGGTCCCGGTGAGCGCGCAGTCGAGGACCGGTTGACCGGCGCCGACGCGGTGATCGCCATAGCGGTAGGCGTACCGGTCGGGGTAGAGGCACAGGCCGGCGGAGGCGCCGACCTCGAGCAGCGCGAGCGGCTGCGGCAGCGCGGCGAGCACCGGCAGCAGTACGGCGCACCGCCCGGCCTCGTTGGTCTGGGTCGCCCGGACCCGCATCTCCGCCTCGATCGCCGGCCAGTTCGCCACCGCGAAGTCGTGGAACGCCGCCGGGTCCTCGACCGGGCCGCCGAGCAGGCGGACTACGCCGAACAGCAGATTCGGCTGCCGCTTGGCGGGCGGGAGCGTGCCGAGCAGCGCCAGCAGTTCGTGGTCGCCGGCGACCGCCAGCGCCAGCCGCTCGTACGTGGGTGACACCCCGCGGACTTCACGGGCGGCGAACCGTGCGTAGGTCTCGGCGATCGTCATGGCCCGAGCATCCCAGCCGATCTCCGCCGCCGAACACCGCGGCCGGAGTGAGATTCGCCCCGCTCCCGCACCGCCAGCTGTCCCATGAGGGTACGGAACGTCCGCCGTCATCCGCGGCCCTCACTCGGCTGGCACCCCGCAAACGCCAGTAACTGTGATCGTGACCATACGCGGAGTAGTTGCTCCGTCGAGCGACGGCTGACTAGCGTTTGCTTGACCAGGCAACAAAATCTGCGGGGGCCCGACATTCGGATGCCCTCCGTGCCACCATGCCGTTTCAGGAGTCGGACATGATCTTTGAGCCAGCTCACCGCAGTTGCCGTGACGAGCACCGGTGGCGGGCGGCCCGGCGGCGAATCCGGGAGACGCTCGCGCTGCGCCGGGCCGCTGCGGCGGCCGGGCAGCGGACCGTCGAACCGCCGGCCGACTCCAACCCGGCGGCGTGAGCCGTGAAGCGACCGCGCTTGTACGGACCCGGCGAGTTGGCCGCGCTGTTCGGCGTGTCGCGTCAGCGGGTACTGCAGATCACACGCAGGCCCGGCTTTCCCGAGCCCGTCGCCCGCCTCATCGGGATGACCGTCTGGGACGCCGACGAAGTGGACGAGTGGGCGAGGCACAACCGCCCGCCCCGACCGACGGACGGCGACGAGGACCGCTGACCCGGGTCGGCAGCAGAGTCGTCTGCGGCATCAAGTTCATAGCCTGTGAACCAACCGTGATGAGTGGCCTTAGCCTTGCACGCCAAGAGACCCGACTTCGTCATTTGGTCCTCGATCTGGAGCAGGCGGCCGGACGCTGTGGTGCGCTTCGACCTGCCGTCCGATGGCGGAGGCGGAACGGACTTGCGCTGGACTCCCCTGGTGGCGGCGCCACTGCCGGAGTCGTCATTGCTCGGGCATATGTCCAAGCGGCTCAATCAACTGATCAACGCGAACCTGCGGTACACGTTCGGTCAGTAGAAGCGCGACGCCGACTGGCAGCGTGACTTGTGGCGCCCCGCCCGCGCCACCGAAATGCCGCGAGCGCGGCAGGAAACCCTGCCGCGCTCGCGAGACGGTGAAACGTCAGCTGCAGCCGCTGGTGGAGCCGCAGCCCTCGCAGACGTAGCAGCTACCGGCCGGTCGCATCTTCGTACCGCAGGTGAAGCAGAGCGGCGCGTCGGCGGCCTTGCCGAGCACGGCCTCCAGCAGCTCGGTGCTGGAACCCACGGTCGGTGCCGGCTTGGCGGCGGCGACGTCCGCCACCTCCTGCGCCGGTTGGGCGACCGGGCCGGTCTTCGGCTCGGTCGGCGCCTCGACCGGGGCGGAGGCGGCCATCGCGGTGAGGTCCGCACCGCTCTCCGCCTCCGCCTCGGCCCGCAGCTGGGCGGCCCGCTCCTTGGCGGTGAAGATGCCCAGCTCCGCGCGGCGCTCGTACGGCAGGAAGTCCAGGGCCAGGCGACGGAAGATGTAGTCCATCACCGAGGCCGCCATCCGCACGTCCGGGTCGTCGGTCATGCCGGCCGGCTCGAAGCGCATGTTGGTGAACTTGCTGACGTACGTCTCCAGCGGGACGCCGTACTGGAGACCGATGGAGATGGCCACCGAGAAGGCGTCCATCACGCCGGCCAGGGTCGAGCCCTGCTTCGACATCTTGAGGAAGACCTCGCCGAGGCCGTCGTCCGGGTAGGACGAGGCGGTGAGGTAGCCCTCGGCGCCGCCGACCGAGAAGCTGACCGTCTGCGACGGGCGCTTCTTCGGCAGCCGCTTGCGCACCGGCCGGTACTCGACGACCTTCTCCACCACCGGCGCGGCGGCGCTCTCGGTGGTCGCCGGCTCGGCGGCCTTGTTCGGCTTCGCCACCGAGAGCGGCTGGCCGACCTTGCAGTTGTCGCGGTAGATCGCGAGGGCCTTGAGGCCGAGCTTCCAGCCCTCGAAGTAGATCTTCTCGACGTCCTCGACGGTCGCCTGCTCCGGCATGTTGACCGTCTTGGAGATGGCGCCGGAGATGAACGGCTGGACGGCCGCCATCATCCGCACGTGGCCCATCGGCGCGATGGAGCGCGCGCCCATGGCGCAGTCGAAGACCGGGTAGTGCTCCGGCTTGAGGCCGGGGGCGTCCACCACGTGGCCGTGGTCGGCGATGTGCTCGACGATCGCCTCGACCTGCTCCTCGGGGTAGCCGAGGCTGCGCAGGGCGCGCGGGACGGTCTGGTTGACGATCTGCATCGAGCCGCCGCCGACCAGCTTCTTGAACTTGACCAGCGCCAGGTCCGGCTCGACCCCGGTGGTGTCGCAGTCCATCATCAGGCCGATGGTGCCGGTCGGGGCGAGCACGCTGGCCTGCGAGTTGCGCCAGCCGAACTTGTCACCGACCTTGTTGCCGAGCGTCCACTGCTTGGTGGCCTCCCGCTGGATCGCGGTGGCCACGGTGCCGGCCGGCTTGATCTCGTCGTTGGCGGCGGCGTGCTTGCGCATGACCCGCTTGTGCGGCTCGGCGTTGCGGGCGTAGCCCTCGTACGGACCGACGATGCCGGCCAGCTCGGCCGAGCGGCGGTACGCCGTGCCGGTCATCAGCGAGGTGATCGCGGCGGCGACCGAGCGGCCCTGCTCCGAGTCGTACGGCAGGCCCGACGCCATCAGCAGCGCGCCCAGGTTGGCGTAGCCGATGCCGAGCTGCCGGTAGGCGCGGGTGGTCTCGCCGATCTTCTCGGTCGGGAAGTCGGCGAAGCAGATCGAGATGTCCATCGCGGTGATGACGAACTCGACGGACCTGACGAACTTCTCCACCTCGAAGCCGCCGTCGGCGCGGAGGAACTTCATCAGGTTGAGCGAGGCCAGGTTGCACGAGGAGTTGTCCAGGTGCAGGTACTCCGAGCACGGGTTCGACGCGGTGATCCGCCCGGTCTCCGGGCAGGTGTGCCAGTCGTTGATGGTGTCGTCGTACTGCAGGCCGGGGTCGGCGCACTCCCAGGCGGCCTGGGAGATGCTGCGGAACAGCTTCTTGGCGTCGACCGTCTCGATGGTCTGCCCGTCGAGCCGGCCGCGCAGGTCGAAGCCGCCGCCGTTCTCCACCGCGGTCATGAACTCGTCGGAGACCCGGACCGAGTTGTTGGCGTTCTGGTACTGCACGCTGACGATGTCCGCGCCGCCCAGGTCCATGTCGAAGCCGGCGTCCCGCAGCGCGCGGATCTTGTCCTCCTCGCGCGCCTTGGTGACCACGAACTCCTGGATGTCCGGGTGGTCCACGTCGAGGATGACCATCTTGGCCGCGCGCCGGGTGGCGCCGCCGGACTTGATGGTGCCGGCCGAGGCGTCCGCGCCGCGCATGAAGCTGACCGGGCCGGAGGCGTTGCCGCCGGAGGAGAGCAGCTCGCGGGAGGAACGGATCCGGGACAGGTTGACGCCGGAGCCGGAGCCGCCCTTGAAGATCAGCCCCTCCTCCTTGTACCAGTCGAGGATGGAGTCCATCGAGTCGTCGACGCTCAGGATGAAGCAGGCGCTGACCTGCTGCGGCGACGGCGTACCGACGTTGAACCAGACCGGCGAGTTGAAGCTGAACACCTGGTGCAGCAGCATCCAGGTCAGCTCGTGCGCGAAGATCTCCGCGTCCGCCGGGGTGGCGAAGTAGCCGTGCTCCTCACCGGCCTTGCGGTAGGTGGTGACCACCCGGTCGATCAGCTGCTTGAGCGACCACTCCCGCTCCGGGGTGCCCACCGCGCCCCGGAAGTACTTGGTGGTCACGATGTTGGCCGCGTTGACGCTCCAGGACTCGGGGAACTCCACCCCGCGCTGCTCGAAGTTGATCGAGCCGTCCCGCCAGTTCGTCATCACGACGTCGCGGCGCTCCCAGGCCACCTCGTCGTACGGGTGGACCCCCTCGGTCGTCCACACCCGCTCGACCTTGAGCCCCGCCGGCGCACCGGCCCGGGTCCGCGACTTGCTTGCTGTCACGCCGTCCCCCGCCATCTCATCCGCCCCCTCGTCTGCGCGGTCACCCACCGCGCGTCGTCACTGTCAGAAATCCGAAAACTCAACTGGTACGGCCGGCGGCCTCGACCGCGTCGGCCCCTGCGCCCTCCCGGGCGCGGGCGGCGGCCCGCAGCGTCTCGATCTCGTGCTCGAAGTCGGCGAGCGAGTCGAAGGACCGGTAGACGCTGGCGAAGCGCAGGTAGGCCACCTCGTCCAGGTCGCGCAGCGGCCCCAGGATGGCCAGCCCGACCTCGTGGCTCGGGATCTCGGCGGCCCCCTTGGCCCGGACGGTCTCCTCGACCTTCTGCGCCAGCAGCGCGATCGAGTCGTCGTCGACCGGCCGGCCCTGGCACGCCTTGCGCACCCCGCCGATGATCTTCGTACGGCTGAACGGCTCGGTCACCCCGCTGCGCTTGACCACCGCGAGCACCGCCTCCTCGACGGTGGTGAACCGCTTGCCGCACTCCGGGCAGGACCGCCGCCGCCGGATGAGCTGGCCGTCGTCGGCCTCCCGCGAGTCGACGACCCGGGAGTCGGCGTACCGGCAGTACGGACACCGCATCGCCTGACCTCCTTCATCGAACCGCGGGCGCACCGACGCGTTCCCGGGCACGCGGCACCGCGGAGAGGCCATCCTGGGATGGCCGCCCCGGGTCGGCGGTACGGGAGTGCGGTCGGTAGTCGAACCCAACCTATAGGCAACTTACGCCCATGTGACTACTACATCTAGGGGTCGACCGTATGTCGTCGCCCAGGCGAGGTCAAGTTGGCCGGCGTGTCCGGCGCGTCATCAGAATCACTCACCCGTCCCACCTCCCCCGGGGGTCGCCGAAAGCCCAACGGGCGACTCCCGCCACGGTCACGCTCAACCGTTTCGTCGAACATCCGTTCGAAGCCGACGTATCATTTATCAGAACAGGCGTTCGGAAATCCAGCTTTCGGCCCGACACGCCGACAAGAGGTCGTACAGATGTTTGAAAATGGCCGATCTCACCTATACGGTCAACAACGACCGGGCGCGGCGTGTCGCCTCCGGCCGATCGGCAACCATCCGCGCGCACCACGAGCCGCCAAGGCACCCAGCGCCGACCAGGGAGGGACGGACGTGACCGAGGACCGGGCCAACCGGCAGAAGAACCCGCAGCCGATCAACGGGGCGGGTCCGCCGGCGACCCGACGGCCCCGCGCCGCGCGCAGCCGGACGGGCCAGCCCGCCGTGCGCCCGGTCACCCCGGTGGTCAGCAGCTTCCCCGACCCCGCCACGATCGACCTCACCGCCCGGCAGCGCCGGATCCTGGAGTTCATCCGCACCTGGGTGGAGCGCCACGGCTACCCGCCGAGCGTGCGCGAGATCGGCGAGGCGGTCGGCCTGGTCTCCCCGTCGAGCGTCGCCTACCAGCTCAAGGAGCTGGAGAAGAAGGGCTTCCTGCGCCGCGACCCCAACCGCCCCCGGGCGGTCGACGTCCGCGCCCCCAGCGACGCCGACGACGAGCTGGCCCGCGCGCAGCGCCCCACCCCGGCGTACGTGCCGATGCTGGGCCGGATCGCCGCCGGTGGCCCGATCCTCGCCGAGCAGGCGGTGGAGGACATCTTCCCGCTCCCCCGCGAGCTGGTGGGTGAGGGCGAGGTCTTCATGCTCCAGGTCAAGGGCGACTCGATGCTCGACGCGGCGATCTGCGACGGCGACTGGGTGGTGGTCCGTCAGCAGCCGACCGCCGAGGCCGGCGACATCGTGGCCGCCATGCTCGACGGCGAGGCGACCGTGAAGACCTACCGGCGCCGCGACGGGCACGTCTGGCTGATGCCGCAGAACCCGGCGTTCGACCCCATCCCCGGCGACGACGCCACCATCATGGGCCGCGTCGTCGCGGTGCTGCGTCGAATCTGACACCCGCCCGGGTGACCGCCGCGCCGCGGTCACCCGGTGCCGTGGTCAGTAGCGGTCGCCCCGGTAGTCGCGACCGCCGGGCACCTGCCCGTACTGACCCCGTCCGTCGTCGTAGCCGTTGCGCCGGCCCCCACGCGGATCCCCGTAGTCCGGGTCACGCCGGGGCGGCTCGGCGCGGCCACCGCCGTACCCGCCACCGCCCTGCGGCGCACCGCCGCCGTAGACCCCACCGCCCTGCGGGCGACCACCACCGCCGCCGTACACGCCGCCGTGCGGACGGCCGCTCTCAGGGGGACGACCGCCGCCGTACACCCCGCCCGAGGCGGGCCGGCCCGGCGCGTCGTTCACCGGCCCGCCGCCGTAGCCGCCCCCGGCCGGGCCGCCGTACACGCCACCGGGGGGCCCGCCGGGCGGCGGCCCGCCCCGGTCGGGTCCGTCCGTCCGGTCGGTGGCCGGTGCGGGCCGGCGCCGGGACCGGAGGATGCCGAAGATGCCCGCGCCGACCAGCAGGGCGCCGAGCGCGCCTACCGCCGCGATCAGGTACGTGATCTCGTCCAGGCTCAGCCCCTCGACCCAGGACTTCTTGGCGGCCGGCTTCGCCACCTCACCGGCGGCCGGCAGCGCCTCGGCCCCCTTGCTCGACGGGACGTAGCTGAGGATGTCGATCGGGTCGTCGGGAGCCAGCTGACCGCCGTCGGAGACGGTGACGAAGGACTTGCCGTCCGGGGTGTAGGAGATCGCCTCGCCGAACGGGTCGGTCAGCGGGGTGACCCGGGGCTTGACCGTGGTCAGCGCGCCGACGATGTCGCCACCGGCCACGTCGTACTCGAAGGCGTCCGCGTACGTCCGCAGCACCACCTTCGTGCCGTCCGGCGAGCGGGCCGCGCCGGTGACCAGGAGCCGGCCGGGCGCGCCCAGTTTGTTGTCGGTGGTGGTCTTGGGGAGCGTGACCTCGCCGACCTTCTGCATCGGCACCGGCTCGGTGTCGCCGGTCTTCAGCGCGGCCGCCGGCCTGAACAGCTCCGACTTGCCGGAGAGCTCCTTGGTGATGATCAGCGGCTTGCCGTCGTCGCCGATGAGCAGCGCCTCGGCGTCGTGCGGCTGCTTCTGCGGGTACGCGAGCCGGTGCAGCACCGGCTGCTTCGACCCGCCGACCGGCATGGTCCAGACCGCGACCCGCTCCCGGCGCTGCTTACTGGTGATGTTGTCCCCGGTGTCGGCGATCCACAGGGTCCTGCGGTCCGGCGAGAGGGCCAGGTCCTCGGTGTCGAGCGGCCCGTCACCCGAGTACTGGACCGGCTCCTTCGAGATCTCGCACTTGGTGTCGAGGTAGAAGACCCGCTTGCGGCTCGGGATGTCGGTACCGTCGTTGATCACGACGTAGCCGGTGCTGGTCGCGACCAGGCCGGACAGCTCCCGCAGGCGCTTGTCCTCGACGGTGCACTTCTTCTTGCCGGGAGCCACGGCCTGCACGGGGGCCGTGGCGGGACTCGCCAGGGCGACCCCGGCAGGCGCCACGGTCGCGCCCAGCAGGCCGAGCGCAACCGTGACCGAGGAGAGAACGTGCCGCATGGAGCCCAGTGTCGCACGTCCGCTTAACCGGGCGGGCGACGCCGGAGGCCTCACCGGCCGGCGCCCACCCGCTCCTCCTCGATGAGCCGCTCACCGGCCCGGAACGGCGCCAGCTCGGCGGCGAGCGCCTGACCGACCCGGACGTGCAGCAACGTCCCCTCCGGGAGGTGGGCGGTGCTCAGCACCTCGCCCTGCCGGTGAACCCGGGCCACCAGGTCACCCCGGTCGTAGGGAAGCACCGCGTGCACCTCCACCGCCGGACGGGGCAGCCGCTCCTCGATCGCCTCGCGCAGCCCGTCCACTCCGCGCCCGCTGTGTGCGGAGACGAAGACCGCGTCCGGCCAGAGCCGCTTGAGCCGCAGCAGCGTCTCCTCGTCGGCGGCGTCCGTCTTGTTGACCACCAGCAGCTCGGGCAGCCGGTCGGCGCCCACCTCGGCGAGCACCTCGCGGACCGCTCGGACCTGCTCCTCCGGGTCCGGGTGGGTGCCGTCCACCACGTGCACCACCAGGTCGGACTCGGCGACCTCCTCCAGGGTCGAGCGGAACGCCTCGACGATCTGGTGGGGCAGGTGCCGGACGAAGCCGACCGTGTCGGAGAGGGTGTAGAGCCGCCCGTCGGAGGTGGTGGCCTTGCGGGTGGTCGGGTCCAGGGTGGCGAAGAGCGCGTTCTCGACCAGCACGCCCGCCCCGGTCAGCCGGTTGAGCAGGCTGGACTTGCCGGCGTTGGTGTAGCCGGCGATGGCCACCGCGGGCACCGCGTTGCGGGACCGGCGGGCACGCTTGGTCAGGCGTACCGTCTTCATGCCCTTGATCTCGCGGCGCAGCCGCGCGATGCGGTGCCGGATCCGGCGCCGGTCGGTCTCGAGCTTGGTCTCACCGGGACCGCGCAGGCCCACGCCGCCGCCGGCGCCGCCGCCGCGGCCGGAACCACCGGTCTGCCGGGAGAGCGTCTCACCCCAACCGCGCAGCCGCGGGAGCAGGTATTCGAGCTGGGCCAGCTC
The window above is part of the Micromonospora inositola genome. Proteins encoded here:
- a CDS encoding low temperature requirement protein A → MTTSGTSGLLRKLEDIARASFLELFFDVVFVFALRALAQQLFNNLTWSGAFQALVLLQAIGWVWSLTARVTGALNPRRPPVQVLVLATMVGALVLSAAVPEAFGKTGLIFAVTYLAIQIGRSLFLVVLLRGQELQHVAARGAIWHAATAVPWLAGAVASGTARTALWTLAVVLIYVERRFSYPLPGLGRLAGAQLPAGGEYLADRYRALFVIGLGEVVLAIGSSLTSRGFSTEQTVAFVVAFVVTALIWRVYIFRAGEDMGPAIQASANPDRLGTLVSDAHLVMIAGLVVTSVGAQLVIDDPFGHPRAAATVTILGGTALFLAGRTLLQYLVFGSVSRSRVLGLIALACLVPPMLLLPPLVNALASATVLTGIVIADNIRVRRHPAPISPPGPHRPSKT
- a CDS encoding GlxA family transcriptional regulator, which translates into the protein MHQVRVLAYDGVVPFDLSVPVEVFGRARLADGRPAYDVRVCAVTDEVRAGAVSIRAPHDLSALAEADTVVVPGVADLDSAVPGAILDALAATPARLVSICTGAFVLAAAGRLDGRRATTHWAAAAELARRHPAVTVDPDVLFVEDGPVLTSAGAAAGLDLCLHVVRNDHGAAVAADTARSCVMPLERAGGQAQFIAYEPPAPAGHSLQPLLVWLTHNLHRPLTLADIAAHASMSTRSLSRHFRDQTGATPVRWLNRQRIRRAQQLLEQTDQPVERVGSLVGFTSPTAFRESFRQVVGVPPRAYRAAFPPAPRPPRRS
- a CDS encoding DUF6010 family protein; the encoded protein is MTILVPLLIGLLYVCLNASIPERHRRTFNAVMVGGAGAAYLSGGGLGGWELPFVVLMTYVAWRGLESWTWIGIGWLLHTAWDVVHHLRGAPIIPFLPGSSHGCAICDPVIALWCLTGGWSVADLLRRVRPPASSVEGATRTR
- a CDS encoding DUF2332 domain-containing protein, which translates into the protein MTIAETYARFAAREVRGVSPTYERLALAVAGDHELLALLGTLPPAKRQPNLLFGVVRLLGGPVEDPAAFHDFAVANWPAIEAEMRVRATQTNEAGRCAVLLPVLAALPQPLALLEVGASAGLCLYPDRYAYRYGDHRVGAGQPVLDCALTGTAPPTRLPEVVWRAGLDLNPLDVTDSADVAWLDALIWPEHEHRRARLREAAAVAAADPPLLVRGDLVDDLPALAAQAPSAATLVVFHTSVLYQVPAPGRDAFADVVRGRPGHWIANEAPDVLTYEALPTPPSDAHYNVLALDGTPLAWTRGHGQAITWFG
- a CDS encoding DNA-binding protein, with the translated sequence MAALFGVSRQRVLQITRRPGFPEPVARLIGMTVWDADEVDEWARHNRPPRPTDGDEDR
- a CDS encoding vitamin B12-dependent ribonucleotide reductase — its product is MAGDGVTASKSRTRAGAPAGLKVERVWTTEGVHPYDEVAWERRDVVMTNWRDGSINFEQRGVEFPESWSVNAANIVTTKYFRGAVGTPEREWSLKQLIDRVVTTYRKAGEEHGYFATPADAEIFAHELTWMLLHQVFSFNSPVWFNVGTPSPQQVSACFILSVDDSMDSILDWYKEEGLIFKGGSGSGVNLSRIRSSRELLSSGGNASGPVSFMRGADASAGTIKSGGATRRAAKMVILDVDHPDIQEFVVTKAREEDKIRALRDAGFDMDLGGADIVSVQYQNANNSVRVSDEFMTAVENGGGFDLRGRLDGQTIETVDAKKLFRSISQAAWECADPGLQYDDTINDWHTCPETGRITASNPCSEYLHLDNSSCNLASLNLMKFLRADGGFEVEKFVRSVEFVITAMDISICFADFPTEKIGETTRAYRQLGIGYANLGALLMASGLPYDSEQGRSVAAAITSLMTGTAYRRSAELAGIVGPYEGYARNAEPHKRVMRKHAAANDEIKPAGTVATAIQREATKQWTLGNKVGDKFGWRNSQASVLAPTGTIGLMMDCDTTGVEPDLALVKFKKLVGGGSMQIVNQTVPRALRSLGYPEEQVEAIVEHIADHGHVVDAPGLKPEHYPVFDCAMGARSIAPMGHVRMMAAVQPFISGAISKTVNMPEQATVEDVEKIYFEGWKLGLKALAIYRDNCKVGQPLSVAKPNKAAEPATTESAAAPVVEKVVEYRPVRKRLPKKRPSQTVSFSVGGAEGYLTASSYPDDGLGEVFLKMSKQGSTLAGVMDAFSVAISIGLQYGVPLETYVSKFTNMRFEPAGMTDDPDVRMAASVMDYIFRRLALDFLPYERRAELGIFTAKERAAQLRAEAEAESGADLTAMAASAPVEAPTEPKTGPVAQPAQEVADVAAAKPAPTVGSSTELLEAVLGKAADAPLCFTCGTKMRPAGSCYVCEGCGSTSGCS
- the nrdR gene encoding transcriptional regulator NrdR — translated: MRCPYCRYADSRVVDSREADDGQLIRRRRSCPECGKRFTTVEEAVLAVVKRSGVTEPFSRTKIIGGVRKACQGRPVDDDSIALLAQKVEETVRAKGAAEIPSHEVGLAILGPLRDLDEVAYLRFASVYRSFDSLADFEHEIETLRAAARAREGAGADAVEAAGRTS
- the lexA gene encoding transcriptional repressor LexA; protein product: MTEDRANRQKNPQPINGAGPPATRRPRAARSRTGQPAVRPVTPVVSSFPDPATIDLTARQRRILEFIRTWVERHGYPPSVREIGEAVGLVSPSSVAYQLKELEKKGFLRRDPNRPRAVDVRAPSDADDELARAQRPTPAYVPMLGRIAAGGPILAEQAVEDIFPLPRELVGEGEVFMLQVKGDSMLDAAICDGDWVVVRQQPTAEAGDIVAAMLDGEATVKTYRRRDGHVWLMPQNPAFDPIPGDDATIMGRVVAVLRRI